In Mixophyes fleayi isolate aMixFle1 chromosome 4, aMixFle1.hap1, whole genome shotgun sequence, the following proteins share a genomic window:
- the KIN gene encoding DNA/RNA-binding protein KIN17 — protein MGKSDFLSPKAIANRIKSKGLQKLRWYCQMCQKQCRDENGFKCHCMSESHQRQLLLASENPQQFMDYFSDEFRTEFLELLRRRFGTKRVHNNIVYNEYISHREHIHMNATQWETLTDFTKWLGREGLCKVDETPKGWYIQYIDRDPETIQRQQEQEKKKKQDLDDEERTLKFIEEQVKRGKGEREEDTPVYTELSRENEEEKVTFNLGKGASIAGSSSSKPSSSLASNALKSAALTGAVKRKDPTQSQAKEKKKKSALDEIIEMEAQKKKTERTDYWLQPEIVVKIVTKKLGDRYHKKKAVIKEVVDRYTAIVKLVDSGDKLKLDQTHLETVIPAPGKKVLILNGGYKGHIGILDCINEKSFSATIIIDSGPLKGQRVESLPYEDFSKVA, from the exons ATGGGGAAGTCTGATTTTCTTAGTCCGAAGGCTATAGCCAACCGCATCAAATCAAAGGGCCTGCAGAAGCTGCGATGGTACTGCCAGATGTGCCAGAAGCAGTGCCGAGATGAG AATGGCTTCAAATGTCACTGCATGTCAGAGTCCCACCAGAGACAGCTGCTACTTGCTTCTGAGAATCCACAGCAGTTTATGGATTATTTTTCTGA tgAATTCCGCACTGAGTTTTTGGAACTTCTGAGAAGACGGTTTG GAACTAAGCGGGTGCACAATAACATTGTCTACAATGAGTACATCAGTCACAGAGAACACATACATATGAATGCCACACAATGGGAGACACTAACAGACTTTACCAAGTGGCTGGGCAGAGAAG GTTTATGTAAAGTGGATGAAACTCCAAAGGGTTGGTACATTCAGTACATAGACAGGGATCCGGAAACAATCCAGAGGCAGCAAGAGCAAGAGAAAAAGAAGAAGCAAGATCTTGATGATGAGGAGAGGACTTTAAAATTTATTGAGGAGCAAGTTAAAAGGGGCAAAGGTGAAAGAGAGGAG GACACTCCTGTCTACACAGAATTAAGCAGAGAAAACGAGGAAGAGAAAG TTACATTTAATTTGGGCAAAGGAGCAAGTATCGCAGGATCATCTTCTTCAAAGCCCAG TAGTTCTCTTGCATCCAATGCACTAAAATCTGCTGCACTGACGGGGGCAGTAAAGCGAAAAGATCCCACCCAGAGCCAAgccaaagagaagaagaaaaaatctGCACTCGATGAAATAATCGAG ATGGAGGCGCAGAAGAAGAAAACGGAGCGAACAGATTATTGGTTGCAGCCT gagATTGTTGTGAAAATTGTAACAAAGAAGTTGGGGGACAGATATCACAAGAAGAAAGCTGTGATAAAG GAAGTAGTTGATAGATATACAGCAATTGTGAAACTTGTTGATTCAGGTGATAAACTGAAGTTGGATCAGACGCATCTAGAAACTGTAATCCCAGccccag GAAAGAAAGTTCTGATTTTAAATGGAGGCTATAAAGGACATATTGGCATCCTGGATTGTATAAATGAGAAGAGTTTTTCTGCTACAATCATAATTGACTCA GGTCCATTGAAAGGACAGAGAGTGGAAAGTCTCCCTTATGAGGATTTTTCCAAGGTGGCATAA